One Novosphingobium sp. G106 DNA segment encodes these proteins:
- the paoC gene encoding aldehyde oxidoreductase molybdenum-binding subunit PaoC gives MKFDKPAGSNPIDQMKVVGRPTDRIDGPLKTTGTAPYAYERHDVAANQAYGYIVGAGIAKGRITSIDTRDAERAPGVIAVVTTLDHAQPLPLGKMNVAHLFGGAEVAHYHQAIALVVAESFEQARAAANLVRASYARSEGRFDLAKVAPSAAYVPIDDEDPEKKTIERLGDFAAAFESAPVKIDQIYTTPGESHAMMEPFATIAAWEGEKLTLWTSNQMIAWSKASLAKTLSMKPDNIRIDSPFIGGGFGGKLFLRADAVLAALGAKKAGRPVKVAMQRPLMMNNSTHRPATIQHVKLGATRDGKLTAIHHSSTSGNLPQGKPEVAVQQTKLVYAAPNREYWLKLAVTDLPEGNAMRAPGEAPGLMVLEMAMDELADRLGMDPVELRIVNDTMVDPAKPERHFSQRHLVECLRTGADRFGWSHRKPKPAQVRDGQWLVGMGMAVGFRNNLLTKSAARIRLDEAGKLTIETDMTDIGTGTYTILAQTAAEMMGVPLGNVTVKLGDSDFPASAGSGGQWGASNSTAGLYAACVKLREAVTQRLGLNASEVSFANSEVRSGDRSIPLAKAGPLTAQDRIEYGTLDKEYQQSTFAGHFVEVGVDMYTGETRVRRMLAVCDAGRIINPKSARSQVIGAMTMGVGAALMEELAVDTRFGFFVNHDLASYEVPVHADIPHQEVIFLDYPDDKSSPMKAKGVGELGICGVGAAIANAIYNATGVRVRDYPITLDKHLEKLPPIA, from the coding sequence ATGAAATTCGACAAGCCAGCCGGCTCCAATCCGATCGACCAAATGAAGGTCGTCGGGCGTCCGACCGATCGTATCGACGGCCCGCTCAAGACGACAGGGACCGCGCCCTATGCCTACGAGCGCCACGACGTGGCAGCGAACCAGGCCTACGGCTACATCGTCGGCGCCGGGATCGCCAAGGGACGGATCACCAGCATCGACACGCGCGATGCCGAGCGGGCGCCAGGCGTGATCGCCGTCGTGACAACGCTCGACCATGCCCAGCCCTTGCCCTTGGGCAAGATGAACGTCGCCCACTTGTTCGGCGGGGCAGAGGTGGCGCACTATCACCAGGCGATCGCCCTCGTCGTCGCCGAAAGCTTCGAGCAGGCCCGCGCAGCCGCGAACCTCGTCCGCGCCAGTTACGCGCGCTCGGAAGGCCGGTTCGACCTCGCCAAGGTCGCGCCGTCTGCGGCCTATGTCCCGATCGACGACGAAGACCCGGAGAAGAAGACCATCGAGCGGCTGGGCGACTTTGCCGCGGCCTTCGAGAGCGCGCCCGTCAAGATCGACCAGATCTACACGACGCCTGGCGAAAGCCATGCGATGATGGAGCCCTTCGCGACGATCGCTGCCTGGGAGGGCGAAAAGCTGACCCTCTGGACGTCGAACCAGATGATCGCGTGGTCGAAGGCTTCGCTCGCGAAGACGCTATCGATGAAGCCCGACAACATCCGCATCGATTCCCCGTTCATCGGCGGCGGCTTCGGCGGCAAGCTGTTCTTGCGCGCCGATGCGGTCCTGGCGGCGCTGGGAGCCAAGAAAGCCGGCCGTCCGGTCAAGGTCGCGATGCAGCGCCCGCTGATGATGAACAATTCGACGCACCGGCCTGCGACGATCCAGCACGTCAAGCTGGGCGCCACGCGCGACGGCAAGCTCACTGCGATCCATCATTCGAGCACGAGCGGCAACTTGCCCCAGGGCAAGCCCGAGGTCGCAGTCCAGCAGACCAAGCTCGTCTATGCGGCGCCCAACCGCGAATACTGGTTGAAGCTCGCGGTCACCGACCTGCCCGAAGGCAATGCGATGCGCGCGCCAGGCGAGGCGCCAGGGCTCATGGTGCTCGAGATGGCGATGGACGAACTCGCCGATAGGCTCGGCATGGATCCGGTCGAACTCAGGATCGTCAACGATACCATGGTGGACCCAGCCAAGCCCGAGCGGCATTTCTCGCAGCGCCATCTGGTCGAATGCCTGCGGACGGGTGCCGATCGGTTCGGCTGGTCGCACCGGAAGCCCAAGCCTGCGCAGGTGCGCGACGGCCAATGGCTCGTCGGCATGGGCATGGCCGTAGGCTTCCGCAACAATCTCCTGACCAAGTCGGCGGCGCGCATCCGGCTCGACGAAGCGGGCAAGCTGACGATCGAGACCGACATGACCGATATCGGCACCGGCACCTATACGATCCTCGCGCAGACCGCGGCGGAGATGATGGGTGTTCCGCTCGGCAACGTGACGGTCAAGCTGGGCGACAGCGACTTTCCCGCCTCGGCGGGCTCGGGCGGACAATGGGGCGCGAGCAATTCGACCGCGGGGCTCTATGCGGCCTGCGTCAAGCTGCGCGAGGCCGTAACGCAGCGGCTCGGGCTCAATGCGAGCGAGGTCTCGTTCGCCAATAGCGAAGTCCGATCCGGCGACCGCTCGATACCCCTTGCCAAGGCGGGCCCGCTGACGGCGCAAGATCGCATCGAGTATGGGACGCTCGACAAGGAGTATCAGCAGTCGACCTTCGCCGGCCATTTTGTCGAGGTCGGTGTCGACATGTACACGGGCGAGACGCGGGTCCGCCGGATGCTGGCGGTTTGCGATGCGGGCCGCATCATCAACCCGAAGTCTGCCCGCAGCCAGGTGATCGGGGCGATGACCATGGGGGTTGGCGCAGCCCTGATGGAGGAACTGGCCGTCGACACGCGCTTCGGCTTCTTCGTCAACCACGACCTCGCGAGCTACGAAGTGCCGGTCCACGCCGACATCCCGCACCAGGAGGTGATCTTCCTCGACTATCCGGACGACAAGTCATCGCCGATGAAGGCGAAAGGCGTGGGCGAACTCGGCATCTGCGGGGTCGGCGCGGCGATCGCCAACGCGATCTACAATGCGACCGGCGTGCGCGTGCGCGATTATCCGATCACGCTCGACAAGCATCTCGAGAAATTGCCGCCCATCGCCTAA
- a CDS encoding xanthine dehydrogenase family protein subunit M codes for MRAFTYERATTPTQAAAAVAGHAGAKFLAGGTNLLDLMKLEIETPRHLVDVQDLKLDRIEAAADGGLRIGALVTNTALASDPHVRRDYGVLTRAIVAGASGQLRNKATTAGNLLQRTRCPYFYDTNQPCNKRRPGSGCAAIGGYSRQLAVIGTSDQCIATYPGDMAVALRVLDAEVETVSPDGQTRRIAIADFHRLPGDSPQQDTALAPGELITAVTLPKPLGGTHIYRKVRDRASYAFALVSVAAVIQPGGAGRVAFGGVAPRPWRVEAAEADLPQGASAVAARVFAGARPTEDNRFKLPLATRTLAAVIAQAKG; via the coding sequence ATGAGAGCGTTCACCTACGAGCGTGCGACGACCCCCACGCAGGCCGCGGCGGCCGTCGCCGGGCATGCCGGCGCGAAGTTCCTTGCCGGCGGCACCAATCTCCTCGACCTTATGAAGCTAGAGATCGAGACCCCGCGGCACCTCGTCGATGTCCAGGATCTGAAGCTCGATCGGATCGAAGCCGCGGCCGATGGTGGCTTGCGCATCGGGGCGTTGGTCACGAATACGGCGCTCGCCTCCGACCCCCACGTGCGGCGCGATTATGGCGTGCTCACCCGCGCGATCGTCGCGGGCGCCAGCGGCCAGCTGCGCAACAAGGCGACGACGGCGGGGAACCTGCTCCAGCGCACGCGCTGCCCCTATTTCTACGACACCAACCAGCCCTGCAACAAACGTAGGCCCGGCTCGGGTTGCGCAGCGATCGGCGGCTATTCGCGGCAGCTTGCGGTGATCGGAACGAGCGATCAATGCATCGCGACCTATCCCGGCGATATGGCGGTCGCGCTGCGCGTACTCGACGCGGAAGTCGAGACCGTATCGCCGGACGGACAGACGCGCAGGATCGCAATCGCCGACTTCCATCGCCTGCCCGGCGACAGCCCCCAGCAGGACACCGCGCTCGCACCTGGCGAGCTCATCACTGCGGTCACGCTGCCCAAACCGCTCGGCGGCACGCATATCTATCGCAAGGTCCGCGACCGCGCGTCCTATGCCTTCGCCCTCGTATCGGTTGCAGCCGTAATCCAGCCTGGCGGGGCCGGACGCGTTGCCTTCGGCGGTGTGGCGCCCCGGCCCTGGCGGGTCGAAGCGGCGGAGGCCGACTTGCCGCAAGGGGCTAGCGCCGTCGCCGCGCGCGTCTTCGCCGGCGCCCGCCCGACCGAAGACAACCGATTCAAACTCCCGCTGGCGACACGAACACTCGCAGCGGTGATCGCGCAAGCAAAGGGCTGA
- the paoA gene encoding aldehyde dehydrogenase iron-sulfur subunit PaoA, with the protein MDVFDGFTTSRRTMLVGGVTSAALVSLPAASSAPTTAPAAPPPTARVRLTVNGTPQDLEVDTRTTLLDLLREHLKLTGTKKGCDHGQCGACTVLVNGTRINSCLTLAVQHGGDSVTTIEGLGTPGKLHPMQAAFIKHDGYQCGYCTPGQICSAVAVLREIEAGVPSHAQSDVTQRPAATNAEMRERMSGNICRCGAYSNILEAMTDVAGKKA; encoded by the coding sequence ATGGACGTCTTTGATGGCTTCACAACGTCGCGACGAACGATGCTGGTTGGCGGCGTGACCTCGGCGGCGCTCGTCTCATTGCCTGCAGCAAGCTCGGCACCGACAACCGCTCCGGCCGCGCCGCCTCCGACCGCAAGGGTCAGACTGACGGTAAACGGCACGCCCCAGGACCTCGAAGTCGACACCCGCACGACGCTGCTCGACCTCTTGCGCGAGCACCTGAAACTGACGGGCACGAAGAAGGGGTGCGACCACGGCCAGTGCGGCGCCTGTACGGTCTTGGTGAACGGCACGCGGATCAATTCGTGCCTGACGCTGGCCGTGCAGCATGGCGGCGATTCGGTGACGACGATCGAAGGCCTCGGCACGCCCGGCAAGCTCCATCCGATGCAGGCGGCCTTCATCAAGCACGACGGCTATCAGTGCGGTTATTGCACGCCGGGCCAGATCTGCTCGGCGGTCGCCGTGCTGCGCGAGATAGAGGCCGGCGTGCCGAGCCACGCCCAGTCCGACGTCACTCAACGGCCCGCGGCGACCAACGCCGAAATGCGAGAGCGCATGAGCGGCAATATCTGCCGCTGCGGCGCCTATTCGAACATTCTCGAGGCCATGACCGACGTTGCGGGGAAAAAGGCATGA
- a CDS encoding NAD(P)-binding protein: protein MAMTSLGQAQTSPFKGPVNLGDDAKGASVLILGAGVAGLTAAYELRRAGYKVQVQV from the coding sequence ATGGCTATGACAAGTCTGGGTCAGGCGCAGACATCGCCCTTCAAGGGCCCGGTCAACCTGGGCGATGATGCCAAGGGCGCTTCGGTGCTGATTTTGGGCGCAGGCGTCGCCGGCCTTACCGCCGCCTATGAACTGCGCCGAGCGGGCTACAAGGTCCAGGTGCAAGTTTGA
- a CDS encoding response regulator has protein sequence MSSEVIVLVVEDELIIRMMIQQALESGGYVSVTAGDGEEALALLEQRNVEFRGFVTDIRLGRGPNGWELARRARELEPEIAVVYVTGDSADRWPAEGVPKSLVLEKPFAEAQLITAISTMLNGSA, from the coding sequence ATGTCCAGCGAAGTCATCGTCCTCGTTGTCGAGGACGAGTTGATCATACGAATGATGATCCAACAGGCGCTGGAAAGTGGGGGCTACGTTTCGGTAACTGCGGGAGATGGCGAAGAGGCGCTTGCACTTCTCGAACAGCGAAATGTCGAATTTCGAGGGTTCGTCACCGACATCCGCCTTGGCCGAGGACCGAATGGCTGGGAACTCGCCAGGCGCGCCCGCGAGCTCGAGCCCGAAATAGCGGTAGTCTATGTGACCGGCGATAGCGCAGACCGTTGGCCCGCCGAGGGTGTTCCAAAAAGCCTTGTCCTCGAAAAGCCCTTCGCAGAAGCGCAACTCATCACGGCGATCTCGACGATGCTGAACGGCTCGGCTTAA
- a CDS encoding helix-turn-helix transcriptional regulator produces MEALTAAELGRGRTLEEIGNSLSIGLGTVRTHLKQILTKTETNRQAEAVAVIAGSVAAMPPQ; encoded by the coding sequence ATGGAAGCCCTTACCGCGGCCGAGCTGGGTCGTGGGCGCACGCTTGAGGAAATAGGCAATTCATTGTCCATTGGCCTTGGCACGGTGCGAACGCACCTGAAGCAAATTCTCACCAAAACGGAAACCAATCGCCAGGCCGAGGCCGTGGCAGTGATAGCGGGCAGCGTCGCGGCAATGCCACCACAGTGA